A window of Ananas comosus cultivar F153 linkage group 11, ASM154086v1, whole genome shotgun sequence genomic DNA:
TCCTCGTCATCATCCAACAGTTAAAATTCGAGAAGTAGATACGCCCCCACGCAATTGTCGTGGCTACAAAGTGGTAAAAAGAATTTGTTTTTCactcttttcgtttttttttttttttaaaagtttgttACTCCCCGGAAATGACCCATCATCATCCTCTTCGGTCTCCCCCGcatcctccctcctcctcctcccaacCCAACCCAACACCAACCCTACACCTACCTCACATCCTCGTCTCCCcttcccttcccctcccccaTGGGggagcaaaccctaaccctaacccaaacCCCAACCCCCACCCTCCTTCCTCCGCCCCAATCCCCGTCCCTTCCGCAAGGATCCCTCCGATCCCACCCGGCTTCTCCCGCCCCCACCGCGAAGATCCCCTTCCGCCGAGGAAGATCCGCAAGGTCTCCGGCGAATCGACGGCGATCCGAGCTCCTCGTCGTCGGTCTGCCAGGGCGGCGCTCCGCGCGGCGGCGCGGCCCCTCTCTGCCGAcgggaggtggcggcggcgatcgGCACCTCGCGCGGCGGACCCGCTCCTCGCCCCCGTGATCGACGTCCACGAACCCCGATCTTCGAGCGGTTCCACCCCCCTTCCACGCCTCGTCCGCCAGCATCCTCTACCAGCAGCTCGCCTACAAGGCCGCCGCCTCCATCTACGCCCGCTTCCTTCCCTCTGCGGCGAGCGAGGCCGGCGTGCTCCCAGACGCCGTCCTCGCCCTCACCCCGCACCAGCTCCGCCAGATCGGCATCTCCGCCCGCAAGGCAGCTACCTCCACGACCTCGCCCGCAAGTACCACTCCGGCATCCTCTCCGACGCCGCCATCGTCGCCATGGACACAAGTCCCTCTTCTCCATGCTCACCATGGTCAAACGCATCGGCGCATGGTCCGTCCATGAGCATGTTCATGATCTTCTCCCTCCACCGCCCGACGTCTCCCCGTCGGCGACCTCGGCGTGCGCAAAGGGCGTGCAGATCCTCTACGGGCTCACGAGGTCCGCGCCCCTCGCGATGGAGCAGTACTGCGACAAGTGGCGGCCCTACCGCTCGTCGGCGCCTGGTACATTGTGGCGCCTCGTCGATAATAAGGGCCCCCCGAATTTACTCCCGCCCACGCGTGGAGTGCTCGCCATTGCCGATCCGGAGACGGACTCGGAGCGATCGGCCGCAGCAGCAACCAGCAACAGCAGCCGCAACCAACATGCGCAGCTTATTGACCTATTCAGATGCTTCCCACTCTCAGTGAAGGCTTGTactatttaattagttattttcCTGTGAGTGATGCTTTGTTGAGATGGTCTTGATTATTCAATAGTTTGTCTGCGAATTGGCTGAACTGCTGTCTGTTTCTCTTCGTCATGTGTCATTATTTAAATGCGAGATTGTAATGCTTGAACTGGCGAAATGAATGTATAGTGGCTTTTCGTCAATTGTTGCTATCATGCACAGCTAACAGTTGTTCTCTTGGGATTTTTATGAACTATGGTCTTCATAAAACATTGCTATGGGTAAATGAAAACTATTGATCAACAatcttgcaaatatatatatatatatatatatatatataataaaattgagGAACAGCTTTTGCTACCACTTTTTAAGCCTTTGGATGCCTTGGTTTTACTATTTGATTGTTGTACTAGCATTCATCCAAAGGCTAGAAAGTAGTAGTAAATACTATTCATCTACTACTGATAATATCCTAGTtgaacactctctctctctctctctctctctctctctatatatatataggtgaggACAAAAGGAAACAACGAAGGAATTGAAAGAAAGGAATAAGCTTATTTGAGGAGCACTTCCAGTTTATACTATGGCAATGTCTAAACAATCTTTGAGTAAGCTAGCAGAAAActaaatatatgaattataaTGCGACAAATAATAAGAATCAGACTTATTAAAGGCCCGGCTAATCTGTGAATCTAGTCCAAATCTGATCCAATAAAAGGGTCCAGCTCTTATGAATTGCATATGATATCTTATCCTATCTATATTCACATCCATATCCAGGATTTTAACCTAATACAGTTCATTACCCAAACCTGACCGGACATCTGAGAGTACATCAGTTTTAATTCTTGAAGGAGACAAATACTGCAGACCTAAAAATAGAGAGAATTTCCACATAATCAATTTGAAAACCGTATATAAAGAGCATAGAAAGTATGAATTTGCCAAAATAACCTAAGAATGCCCCAATAGAAAATTGAATAGAGAATGAACAGGTAAGAGTAATATCAATAATCAAACCTTAATTTAAGAATTAGACATGAAATCCACGATCCATAGGCCTGAAAAATAGAGCTATAGGTTTTCGTTAAACTATCAGTAACAGCTTCACAACCATGAGACCTTGTTTAGTAAGAAACATATAGAGGAACATCAAACAAACACTTGAGATATAAAGCTACAAAATGTAGTGATGACAAATCAATCGTTAGTGTAACTTCAGTACTGAAGACAACAATTGGCAGAATAAGTATAATTGTGTTCAGCTTAATATGGAATTGTTTCCATTTAACTCAAAGGAGAGAAGTAAGAAAGGATTCAATTGACAAAATTAACTGGTCAGAAATATCGGGGCAGTCAATACTGACTGTCTATGGCAGCAGAGTTTCCTTCATATAAGAAGAAAAAGGCGCATGACAACAACATATCAGGGGAAGAAGAAAAGTCCAAGACCAAATGTTCCATTCAATTCAATGAATCACTAAGTTGCAGATGATCAAATTTACATAACTCTAAAGTACAAGACATAACAGGATTTTAAGACAATGATTCTGGAAGGACTCGAAGAGTGATTTCCAAGGATCACTTAACAATATTTTCAGGGGAGTTTGGATATTTTGGGGGCCAAAGTGAAAATGGCAGTGTTATTAGGAGTTTATTGAAATTCTAgtgcaaaaaaataatacaaatcatctttataattgaaaaaatatttactgCAGAAACAAATTCCAGCACTAAGTTAGTCACTTTTAAAAGGAAGGGAGATGTGCAAAGTTAAACCGCAGAAAATTCCACAAGAAATATTACATTTCAGCAAACTATAGTAGTaacagaagaagaaagaggagagagggtGATGAAGATGCAATCCAAGAACAAGTAAAAAGGAGAGAGGTACAGGTCCACAACATGAAAGCACCTTCATGCAACAAAATATATCAGAGTACGCCTTTTGATGGAAGAGGCCAAGCCTTATGATTTATGGTCTAAGATCAATTTTCCCCACATATGATTcttctaatagaaaataaatccTGTAGAAACCCTTTTTCCTGCTAAAAGATTTTTGCTTGGAAGCCACTCCAGCCCCTGTTAATTCCTTTTCAGGAAAGGAATCCCACCGGATATTTTTATTGAGAAAACTGAACAAACGGCTGCTAATGTAGTACAATTAGGAGTTGAAAAAATCAATCTACCTTGTACACTGAGAAATATACGCCAAAAAATCCTTGGATAGGAAGAAAATATAAACAACTTGAGCTACAACTCTGTTTGAGCCAAATTGAATTGACCAACAACCCGGCGATGCGAGGCCCACCTCACACTTCCGGCCAGTAAACCGGCTATAATATTTTGCATTACAAATCTGATATTATGCTTGGATCAGATATATAAATGAAGGGAAAAGGAAACAACAAATAGCGAGGGAAATTACGGAGAAGAAACAACAAGAAAAGAGATAGATGCGCAAAGGGTAATCATCAAAATTCAGTTAATACATGAAATGAATTCCATGAccttaatttattcttttattgcACTCTCCTATCCTGCCTAAAAAAACTGCATACATATTCAACCAAAAATCTTAACAATTGTTGAAAATAAGGCTCACTACTAAATCTAAACAAACTTACTGATCGAGTAAAATTTAAGCAATACAGACTTAGCTAGACACTGACAAAATTTTCACCATACATAAGTGATCAACAATCTATAAATACTGGGAAAAAAAAGACTAATTAATCGAAATAGACCACAACAACCACATTGGAGAGTTGTTGCAAGATTGTTGATCAATAGTTTTCATTTACCCATAGCAATGTTTTATGAAGACCATAGTTCCATAAAAATTCCCAAGAGAACAACTGGTCTAGCTGTGCATGATAGCAACAATTGACGAAACACCACTATACCATTCATTTCGCCAGTTCATAAGCATTACAATCTCGCATTTAAATAATGACACATGACGAAGAGGAAACAGGACAGCAGTTCAGCCAATTCGCAGACAAACTATTGAATAATCAAGACCATCTCAACAAAGCATCACTCACAGgaaaaataactaattaaatagtACAAGCCTTCACCTGAGAGTGGGAAGCATCTGAATAGGATCAATAAGCTGCGCATGTtggtgctgctgctgttgctggtgctgctgctgcggccCGATCGCTCCGAGTCCGTCTCCGGATCCGGCAATGGCGAGCACTCCACCGGTGGGCGGGAGTAAATTCGGGGGGCCCTTATTATCGACGAGGCGCCACATGTACCAGGCGCCGACGGAGCGGTAGGGCCGCCACTTGTCGCAGTACTGCTCCATCTGCGAGGGGCGCGGCACCTCGTTGAGCCCGTAGAGGATCTGCACGCCCTTGCGCACGCCGAGGTCGCCGACGGGGAGGACGTCGGGGCGGTGGAGGGAGAAGATCATGAACATGTGGACGGACCATGCGCCGATGCCGTTGACCATGGTGAGCATGGAGAAGAGGGACTTGTCGTCCATGGCGACGATGGCGGCGTCGGAGAGGATGCCGGAGTGGTACTTGCGGGCGAGGTCGTGGAGGTAGCTGGCCTTGCGGGCGGAGATGCCGATCTGGCGGAGCTGGTGCGGGGTGAGGGCGAGGACGGCGTCTGGGAGCACGCCGGCCTCGCCGCCGCAGAGGGAGAGGAAGCGGGCGTAGATGGAGGCGGCGGCCTTGTAGGCGAGCTGCTGGTAGAGGATGCTGCGGACGAGGCAGTGGAAGGGGGGGTGGAACCGCTCGAAGATCGGGGGTTCGTGGACGTCGATCACGGGGGCGAGGAGCGGGTCCGCCGCGCGGAGGTGCCGgatcgccgccgccacctccccGTCGGCAGAGAGGGGCCGCGCCGCCGCGCGGAGCGCCGCCCTGGCagacgacgacgaggagctCGGATCGCCGTCGGATTCGCCGGAGACCTTGCGGATCTTCCTCGGGCGGAAGGGGATCTTCGCGGtgggggcggcggaggaagcCGGGGTGGGATCGGAGGGATCCTTGCGGGAAGGGGACGGGGGAttgggggcggaggaggaggggtgggGGGTTGGGgtttgggttagggttagggtttgctccCCCatgggggaggggaaggggaagggggagACGAGGAGGTGGAGGTAGGTGTAGGGTTGgtgttggggttggggttgggaggaggaggagggaggatgCGGGGGAGACCGAAGAGGATGATGATGGGTCATTTCCGGGGAGtaaacaaacttttaaaaaaaaaaaaaaacgaaaagagtgaaaaacaaaattactttttacCACTTTTTACCACGACAATGGCGTGGGGCGTATGCTACTCTCGAATTTTACTGTGGATGATGACGAGGGAAGGGAATATATATGCGTTGGGCCATGGCATGCAACGAAGGGTCAATTTCTCCTGTAATGGTTGGATTtatcgattttttatttttccttttttttaaaaaaaaattgaggacaattattttatatatagagttcaaAAGAAACTTTCTTTAATCAgcattctatttaatttaaatagataaaaaagaataaaatatatcataacaagtatctattagaaatttaaaattagttaaGGAAACCGTACTACGCAACGGATTCATTTATcttctttataaataattaataagtaattaaatatattttttataaaataaataataatatattttaattaattaaataaaaaaaatttagatatattttcACATGCGATTAATTGTATCAGATatgcaattttttattataataataatgctgATCTTAACACCCGTTTGGATTCAGATTGTAAATTCATAAGTTTgtgttttaattataataaaattttaaaatatataattatttatgcctaattttttaatattttagattgtatgtattgaatattaattttaattttataattatttagatataaataatctatttttataaaaaagaatacaattaagtttttaaaaaatatatttaattacaatattacataaatataattaactaaataataaagCTAAGCAACACATTCAAaatcattaataataaattttaatttaattttaattttaattaaaatttattttttgtatgtggTCAATAACACTCTAAAATAAGAgggttagaaaagaaaaaaaatcaaaaaagagagataggagtggtctaaaataaataaatttattaaataaataaaaagttcattgtaatattaaaaaataataatattttttttttattatttgtgtagaacttacaaataaaaaaaaaaaaattaattaaagtaaaaatattatctttattgattctcaaaataaattattatatatttataaataaaatatttaaattatatatatatatagagagagagagagtgaggctattatgcttttggaagcacggagccttccgtacttccaTATCGTTTtttatgttgcgactttcgaatcgtcgatcggctccgttaaacttgatatagagtatttgaagtatctagaaaataaattttataatttttcaatatcatttgcctagtgatcgaaagggttcaaaatcaataattttaatggccatagtgacccgtttgcaagtttaatggcgtagaaatatctaaatcacgtgaaattttgatagaaaattctttatactatataaaataagatcagtatctttgatctaaaattttaatgtcatattattaagttttgtaagatttttattttcagccgttgattttgaaccccttcgttCAAtaagcaaataatatcgaaaaatcgcataatttattttctaggtacttcaaatactatagatcaagtttaaaggagccgatcgacgattcgaaagtcacaacatgaaaaacgacgtgaaagtacggaagcctccgtgcttccagaaagATAGTAACctcactctctatatatatataatctcaaagag
This region includes:
- the LOC109717842 gene encoding probable DNA-3-methyladenine glycosylase 2: MTHHHPLRSPPHPPSSSSQPQPQHQPYTYLHLLVSPFPFPSPMGEQTLTLTQTPTPHPSSSAPNPPSPSRKDPSDPTPASSAAPTAKIPFRPRKIRKVSGESDGDPSSSSSSARAALRAAARPLSADGEVAAAIRHLRAADPLLAPVIDVHEPPIFERFHPPFHCLVRSILYQQLAYKAAASIYARFLSLCGGEAGVLPDAVLALTPHQLRQIGISARKASYLHDLARKYHSGILSDAAIVAMDDKSLFSMLTMVNGIGAWSVHMFMIFSLHRPDVLPVGDLGVRKGVQILYGLNEVPRPSQMEQYCDKWRPYRSVGAWYMWRLVDNKGPPNLLPPTGGVLAIAGSGDGLGAIGPQQQHQQQQQHQHAQLIDPIQMLPTLR